From Myotis daubentonii chromosome 7, mMyoDau2.1, whole genome shotgun sequence, a single genomic window includes:
- the LOC132238894 gene encoding keratin-associated protein 4-9-like: MAECAVPECAVPECAMAECAVAECALTECAVAECAVAECAVAECAVPECAVADCAMAECAVAECAVPECAVPECAVAECAVAECALAECAVAECAVPECAVAECAMAECAVAECAMAECAVAECAVAECAVTECAVTECAMAECAVAECAVTECAVTECAVAECAVTECAVAECAMTECAVAECAVAECAVAECAVPECAVAECAMAECAVAECALTECAMAECAVTECAVAECAVTECAVAECALAECAVTECAVAEWAVAECAVAECALPECSVLECSVLECAVAECALAECALAEYAVAECAVPEGAVVIFQVPSSCWFC, translated from the coding sequence ATGGCTGAGTGTGCTGTGCCTGAGTGTGCTGTGCCTGAGTGTGCTATGGCTGAGTGTGCCGTGGCTGAGTGTGCCCTGACTGAGTGTGCCGTGGCTGAGTGTGCCGTGGCTGAGTGTGCTGTGGCTGAGTGTGCTGTGCCTGAGTGTGCCGTGGCTGACTGTGCTATGGCTGAGTGTGCTGTGGCTGAGTGTGCTGTGCCTGAGTGTGCCGTGCCTGAGTGTGCCGTGGCTGAGTGTGCTGTGGCTGAGTGTGCCCTGGCTGAGTGTGCCGTGGCTGAGTGTGCTGTGCCTGAGTGTGCCGTGGCTGAGTGTGCTATGGCTGAGTGTGCCGTGGCTGAGTGTGCTATGGCTGAGTGTGCCGTGGCTGAGTGTGCCGTGGCTGAGTGTGCCGTGACTGAGTGTGCCGTGACTGAGTGTGCTATGGCTGAGTGTGCCGTGGCTGAGTGTGCCGTGACTGAGTGTGCCGTGACTGAATGTGCTGTGGCTGAGTGTGCTGTGACTGAGTGTGCCGTGGCTGAGTGTGCCATGACTGAGTGTGCCGTGGCTGAGTGTGCCGTGGCTGAGTGTGCTGTGGCTGAGTGTGCTGTACCTGAGTGTGCCGTGGCTGAGTGTGCCATGGCTGAGTGTGCCGTGGCTGAGTGTGCCCTGACTGAGTGTGCCATGGCTGAGTGTGCTGTGACTGAGTGTGCCGTGGCTGAGTGTGCCGTGACTGAGTGTGCCGTGGCTGAGTGTGCCCTGGCTGAGTGTGCCGTGACTGAGTGTGCCGTAGCTGAGTGGGCCGTGGCTGAGTGTGCCGTGGCTGAGTGTGCCCTGCCTGAGTGTTCTGTGCTTGAGTGTTCTGTGCTTGAGTGTGCCGTGGCTGAGTGTGCCCTGGCTGAGTGTGCCCTGGCTGAGTATGCTGTGGCTGAGTGTGCTGTCCCTGAGGGTGCTGTGGTGATCTTTCAGGTGCCGAGCTCCTGCTGGTTTTGTTGA